A window of Methylobacterium bullatum genomic DNA:
AGGAGACGATGCGGCAGTTGATGGAGATCCGGCATCCTGTCTATGGCAGTGCCGACGTGATGATCCCCTCGCGCGACGTATCGCACGACCGCGTGGTGGAGGACGTGATGGAGGCCCTCGATGCCTATCTCAACGGCCCCTCGAACCAAGGTGTCGCCGCGCAGTGAGTGACGGACAGACGGTCCACGTCCCCCTCGACCAGGGTCGGGACTACGACATCCATATCGGCCGGGGTCTCCTCGCCGAGGCCGGCGCCCGCGTGGCCGCCCTCGGTGCCAAAGCCGCCGCCATCGTCGCCGACGAGACGGTGTCGGCGCTCTATGGCGAACGCCTGCGCGAGAGCCTGGAGGCGGCGGGCCTGCGCTCTGGCCTCGTCACCGTCGCGCCGGGCGAGGCCTCGAAGAGCTACGCGGTCTATGCTCAGGTCTGCGACGGGCTCCTCGCCCACCGGATCGAGCGCAACGACCTCGTGGTGGCCCTCGGCGGCGGCGTGGTCGGCGATCTCGCGGGCTTCGCGGCGGCGACGCTGCGGCGCGGCGTCCGCTTCGTCCAGGCGCCGACGACCCTTCTTTCCCAGGTCGATTCGTCGGTGGGCGGCAAGACCGGCATCAACTCAGCCCTCGGCAAGAACCTGATCGGCGCCTTCCATCAGCCGCGCCTGGTCCTGGCCGACACCGCCACCCTCGACACCCTGTCCGAGCGCGAGATGCGCGCCGGCTACGCCGAGGTGGCGAAATACGGCCTCATCGCCGATTCCGGCTTCTTCGACTGGTGCGAGGCCAACTGGGCCGGCATCTTCTCCGGTGGTCCGGAGCGTGACGAGGCCGTGGCGATCTGCTGCCGGGCGAAGGCCGGCGTCGTGGTGCGCGACGAGCGCGAGGACGGCGAACGCGCCCTGCTCAACCTAGGCCACACCTTCGGCCATGCCCTGGAGCGTCTCACCGGCTACGAATCCGCCCGCCTCGTCCATGGCGAGGGCGTCGCCATCGGCTTGGCGCTGGCCTTCCGCTTCTCGGCCCGCCTCGGCCTTTGCCCCGGCCAGGATGCCGGCCGCGTGGCCAACCATCTGGCCCTGGCCGGCCTGCCCACCCGGCTCCAGGCGGTGCCGGGCGGATGCGGCGGCGCGGACGCCATTCTCGAGGCCATGGCCCAGGACAAGAAGGTCCGCGACGGGGCGCTGACTTTCATCCTCGCCCGCGGGATCGGCCAGAGCTTCATCGCACCGGGCATCGACCGCGCCGAGGTGAAGGCTTTTCTCCAGGACGAGTTGCACGGGGCGTGACCGGATCGTTTCTACCTTCCCTGACGATCGGGGCTGTCGGCGGAGGGTGATCCCGGCTCCATGGCCACGTCGCGCGAGAGGCATGACGACCTGTCGGCTCAGATCCGGTGCCACGGCCTCGTTTCGGTCGCGGGTTGGTATATGAGAGGGGCTTGCCAAGACCGGCACCGTGCCGGTGTGGCGCGGCTTGGTGCGACGACGGCCTGATGGACACGCATACCGACCTCTGGCTCGCCGCGAGCATCGTGGTGATGTCGCTGCTGCTCTCGGCCTTCTTTGCGGGGGCCGAGACCGCCTTCACCGCCGCGTCGCGGGCGCGGATGCTCTCTCTGGAAGATAGCGGCGATCTGCGGGCACGCCTCGTCAACCGCATCCTCGCCTCGCGCGAGCGGTTCATCGGCGCCATGCTGATCGGCTACAACATCGTCGCCATCGGCGCCTCCGCTTTCACCACCAGTGTGCTGACCACGATCTTCGGCAAGAGCGGGGTGCTCTATGCCACCGGCGTGATGTCGGTCCTCGTCATCATCTTCGCCGAGGTGCTGCCGAAGACCCTCGCCATCAGCAAGCCGGACCAGGCCGCCCTG
This region includes:
- the aroB gene encoding 3-dehydroquinate synthase encodes the protein MSDGQTVHVPLDQGRDYDIHIGRGLLAEAGARVAALGAKAAAIVADETVSALYGERLRESLEAAGLRSGLVTVAPGEASKSYAVYAQVCDGLLAHRIERNDLVVALGGGVVGDLAGFAAATLRRGVRFVQAPTTLLSQVDSSVGGKTGINSALGKNLIGAFHQPRLVLADTATLDTLSEREMRAGYAEVAKYGLIADSGFFDWCEANWAGIFSGGPERDEAVAICCRAKAGVVVRDEREDGERALLNLGHTFGHALERLTGYESARLVHGEGVAIGLALAFRFSARLGLCPGQDAGRVANHLALAGLPTRLQAVPGGCGGADAILEAMAQDKKVRDGALTFILARGIGQSFIAPGIDRAEVKAFLQDELHGA